In a single window of the Pyrococcus sp. NA2 genome:
- a CDS encoding DUF3213 domain-containing protein, which produces MKEIVMKLNNSITHEEAMAVQYELSKEDAVYRAFINPYARMAKIIFDENKKETKDLLSLLEKFKPEIIEERSITVDDVIERSLSWKNIIKR; this is translated from the coding sequence ATGAAGGAGATAGTAATGAAATTGAACAACTCAATAACCCACGAGGAGGCAATGGCAGTTCAGTACGAGCTCTCGAAAGAGGATGCCGTGTATAGGGCTTTCATAAATCCGTATGCAAGGATGGCAAAGATAATCTTTGATGAAAATAAAAAGGAAACCAAGGACTTGCTGAGTCTACTTGAGAAGTTTAAACCCGAGATAATTGAAGAGAGGAGTATAACCGTTGATGATGTGATAGAGAGGAGCCTAAGCTGGAAGAACATTATTAAGAGGTGA
- a CDS encoding ABC transporter ATP-binding protein: MNRSSLSLLKRFLSEALSEKRTLVIVVVSIIGSTIATLMSPYLLRIAIDNYIIPRKFKELGLITSLYLLSLVAQWFFATLQTYYTEVFGQKVLRNLREKLHRKILESNLDFFKEKSTGDLVSRLINDTNIVNDVLVSGLLGGLSSLLSLGGIMVAMFLLNVKLTLVTLSSVPLMVIVALYFGGKMRRAYRETRQKIAKISSVVEESVAGIETIRAFGKERDVEREFSKVSMDTIRAYLRVAIYMGIFWPLMNITSLISVIVVIAYGGYLAYKGIVSIGVVVAFIQYAQRFRGPINNVVSMYDSLQSALAALERIYEVLEDEKVEDYSGIEVNKLSGEIEFRNVWFEYEEGRPVLKDINLVIPPGSKIAIVGKTGAGKTTLANLIMRFYDPTKGVILYDGIDGRKISRRSLRARIGYVPQETYLFPGTIMENILIANPKAREEDVIRVCKELGIHDFIMKLPKGYETPAGEAGKLLSVGERQLISLARALLKNPDIVILDEALSSVDPKTERLVQDAMLKLMEGRTSIIIAHRLSITRFVDRVIVIEDGRIVEEGRPESLLERKGYFYRLYVSQALTS, from the coding sequence ATGAATAGATCATCGCTCTCATTACTCAAGAGATTTCTTAGTGAGGCCTTGTCTGAGAAGAGAACACTTGTGATAGTTGTAGTTAGTATTATAGGCTCAACCATAGCCACCCTCATGTCCCCCTACCTTCTTAGAATAGCAATCGATAATTACATAATTCCAAGGAAATTTAAAGAATTAGGCTTGATAACTTCCCTGTATCTCCTCTCTTTGGTGGCTCAGTGGTTCTTTGCAACTCTACAAACGTATTATACTGAAGTCTTTGGACAGAAGGTTCTCAGAAACTTGAGAGAGAAGTTACATAGGAAAATTCTTGAGTCGAATCTGGATTTCTTTAAGGAGAAATCGACGGGAGATCTTGTTTCCAGGTTGATAAATGACACAAATATAGTGAATGACGTTCTAGTCTCGGGATTATTGGGCGGATTAAGTAGTCTTCTCAGCCTTGGAGGTATAATGGTCGCAATGTTCCTACTTAATGTTAAGCTGACCTTAGTTACACTTTCCAGTGTCCCCCTTATGGTAATAGTGGCTCTCTACTTTGGTGGGAAGATGAGAAGAGCATATAGGGAGACTAGACAGAAGATAGCGAAGATATCTAGCGTAGTTGAAGAGAGCGTTGCCGGGATAGAGACTATAAGAGCCTTTGGAAAAGAAAGAGACGTTGAAAGAGAATTTTCGAAAGTCTCAATGGATACAATAAGGGCCTATCTTAGGGTTGCAATTTACATGGGGATATTTTGGCCTCTGATGAACATAACGAGTCTCATCTCTGTAATAGTTGTAATAGCCTATGGAGGTTACCTAGCCTACAAGGGGATTGTCAGCATAGGTGTTGTTGTAGCCTTCATCCAATATGCACAACGCTTCAGGGGACCAATAAACAACGTTGTAAGTATGTATGACAGCTTACAATCAGCATTGGCAGCCTTGGAGAGGATATATGAGGTGCTTGAGGATGAAAAGGTTGAGGACTACAGTGGAATTGAAGTTAACAAATTAAGTGGGGAAATAGAGTTCAGAAATGTATGGTTCGAGTACGAAGAGGGAAGACCAGTACTTAAGGACATAAATCTGGTGATTCCCCCCGGCTCTAAAATAGCAATAGTTGGGAAGACGGGAGCTGGTAAGACAACCCTTGCGAACCTTATAATGAGATTCTATGATCCAACTAAGGGAGTGATACTGTATGACGGTATTGATGGAAGGAAGATAAGTAGAAGGAGCTTGAGGGCAAGAATTGGTTATGTACCTCAGGAAACTTATCTTTTCCCTGGAACCATAATGGAGAACATACTTATAGCCAATCCAAAGGCAAGGGAAGAGGACGTTATAAGGGTCTGTAAGGAGCTCGGTATACATGACTTCATAATGAAGCTTCCAAAGGGTTACGAGACTCCCGCAGGTGAAGCTGGAAAACTACTCTCAGTTGGTGAAAGACAGCTAATATCCCTCGCAAGGGCTCTTCTCAAGAACCCTGATATAGTTATTTTAGATGAAGCTCTATCAAGCGTTGATCCAAAGACGGAAAGGCTCGTTCAAGATGCAATGCTTAAGCTTATGGAAGGAAGGACAAGCATAATAATCGCTCATAGACTTTCAATAACGAGGTTTGTTGACAGGGTAATAGTTATAGAAGATGGGAGGATAGTGGAGGAGGGAAGACCAGAGAGTTTACTTGAAAGGAAGGGGTACTTCTACAGACTCTATGTTTCTCAGGCCCTCACCTCTTAA
- a CDS encoding ABC transporter ATP-binding protein: protein MEQMVRLLKYLRGHALHFLVGLVLVILMSYTNGIIPVLIREAIDRGISSGKYMVAVHYGLLILLVAVLNGIFSFTGRYALVKAAQYAVYHIRMDAFRAIQRHKMEFFDRTFSGQIISRITNDTERITRFLSFRIRMLVYSIFLIIVSLYYMARMNAILTLVALGTIGIVVALNTTYAMKVRPIYDKIRHQTGVIASITTGSIAGIKTIKALSIEDSIQDKFSRENDKLYSFNVDAVRITALYGNASFLVLGLAMSAMLYYGGRAIIENTLTVGELVAFLTYMLTMMWPLRALGFTIGDIQRSLAAASRLFEVIDSAPKVIDPPDAIEIENPRGEIEFRDVWFTYHTGRTVLKGVSFKVNPGEKVLITGPPGSGKSSILKLIAKFYEPDKGKVLIDGIDVRKIKTESIRRIVAYVPQEPFIFNRSIKENIALAKPDASLEEIVKAARIAKIHDFISSLPNGYETIVGEKGITLSGGQRQRIALARALLLNPKIILLDDPVSNLDAETEKRLVEDLKEILKNKTAIIVSQRLSLVKLVDRVIVLKDGKIVEEGKPEELVKRRGIFSEMMKVSRNE from the coding sequence ATGGAACAAATGGTGAGATTGTTAAAATACTTGAGAGGCCATGCACTCCATTTCCTTGTTGGGTTAGTGCTAGTTATCTTAATGTCATACACAAACGGAATAATTCCAGTTCTAATAAGGGAAGCAATAGATAGGGGAATTTCCTCGGGCAAATACATGGTTGCAGTACACTATGGCTTATTAATACTCTTAGTCGCAGTTCTTAATGGAATATTCAGCTTTACAGGAAGATACGCCCTTGTAAAAGCTGCCCAGTACGCTGTTTATCACATAAGGATGGACGCATTTAGGGCAATTCAGAGACATAAGATGGAGTTCTTTGACAGGACATTTTCTGGACAAATAATAAGTAGAATAACAAATGATACCGAGAGGATAACAAGGTTCCTATCTTTCAGGATAAGGATGCTCGTCTATTCAATATTTCTAATCATCGTCTCCCTCTATTACATGGCAAGGATGAATGCAATTTTAACCCTTGTTGCACTAGGAACAATAGGCATAGTAGTTGCATTAAACACAACCTATGCCATGAAGGTCAGGCCAATCTATGATAAAATTAGGCATCAAACTGGAGTCATAGCCTCAATAACCACGGGAAGTATAGCTGGGATAAAGACGATAAAAGCTCTTTCAATTGAAGATTCAATTCAAGATAAGTTTTCCAGGGAGAATGATAAGTTATACTCATTCAACGTGGATGCTGTTAGGATAACGGCTCTTTATGGGAACGCGTCTTTCCTCGTTCTAGGATTAGCCATGAGTGCCATGCTCTACTACGGAGGAAGGGCAATAATAGAGAACACATTGACTGTTGGTGAATTGGTGGCCTTCCTAACCTACATGCTCACAATGATGTGGCCACTCAGGGCTCTTGGTTTCACGATAGGGGATATACAGAGGAGTTTAGCAGCAGCATCAAGGTTGTTTGAAGTTATAGATTCAGCACCAAAGGTTATTGATCCTCCAGATGCAATTGAAATAGAGAACCCGAGAGGAGAAATAGAGTTTAGAGATGTGTGGTTCACTTATCACACTGGTAGAACTGTGTTAAAGGGTGTAAGCTTCAAAGTTAATCCCGGGGAGAAAGTTCTCATAACCGGTCCTCCAGGTTCTGGAAAGAGCAGTATTCTCAAGCTAATTGCAAAGTTCTATGAACCTGATAAAGGTAAAGTTCTCATAGATGGGATCGATGTCAGGAAGATAAAGACTGAAAGCATAAGGAGGATTGTGGCCTATGTCCCTCAAGAGCCTTTCATATTTAATAGGAGTATAAAGGAGAACATAGCCTTAGCAAAACCTGATGCGAGCCTTGAAGAAATTGTGAAGGCTGCAAGGATTGCAAAGATTCATGATTTCATATCCTCTCTACCGAATGGATACGAAACTATCGTTGGAGAAAAGGGAATAACTCTTTCTGGAGGGCAGAGACAGAGGATAGCCTTGGCAAGAGCACTACTTTTGAATCCTAAGATTATTCTCCTTGATGACCCCGTATCTAACCTCGATGCCGAAACTGAAAAAAGACTTGTTGAGGATTTGAAGGAAATACTGAAGAATAAGACCGCCATAATAGTGTCCCAGAGACTTTCCCTTGTTAAATTGGTTGATAGGGTCATTGTTCTAAAAGATGGCAAAATAGTGGAAGAGGGAAAGCCTGAGGAGCTCGTGAAAAGAAGAGGTATCTTCAGCGAGATGATGAAGGTGAGCAGAAATGAATAG
- the gatD gene encoding Glu-tRNA(Gln) amidotransferase subunit GatD: MEIKKFLEEKNLNIGDYVEVTKIEDGDLVKYKGIIMPPYELSEGDTLVLKLDNGYNIGISIEKIKDVRVIERAKAKPEVHFKAELEKKEELPDVTIIGTGGTIASRIDYETGAVYPAFTAEELAKAVPEIFEIANVKTKLLFNIFSEDMKPKHWIKIAHEVAKHLNSGDEGVIIAHGTDTMGYTSAALSFMLRNLGKPVILVGAQRSSDRPSSDAAMNLICATRMAVSEAAEVMVVMHGETGDTYCLAHRGTKVRKMHTSRRDAFRSINDIPIAKIFPDGRIEFLRKDFRKRKNSEVWVDDKLEEKVALVKIYPGISSEIIDFLVDRGYRGIVIEGTGLGHAPNDMIPSIQRAIEEGTIVCMTSQCLYGRVNMNVYATGRRLLKAGVIPCEDMLPETAYVKLMWVLGHTQDPNEVREMMLRNYAGEITPYTRFDTYLI; the protein is encoded by the coding sequence ATGGAGATTAAGAAATTTCTAGAGGAGAAAAATTTGAACATTGGAGACTACGTTGAAGTAACGAAGATCGAAGATGGAGATCTTGTAAAGTATAAAGGGATAATAATGCCCCCATATGAGCTCTCCGAGGGAGATACTCTCGTTCTAAAGCTTGATAATGGATACAACATTGGAATCTCAATAGAGAAAATCAAAGACGTAAGAGTCATTGAGAGGGCAAAGGCTAAACCTGAAGTTCATTTTAAGGCCGAGCTCGAGAAGAAGGAAGAACTGCCAGATGTAACGATAATAGGGACAGGAGGTACAATTGCGAGCAGAATTGACTATGAAACTGGAGCTGTATATCCAGCATTTACCGCTGAAGAGCTTGCCAAGGCTGTTCCCGAGATATTTGAGATAGCAAACGTCAAGACGAAATTATTGTTCAACATATTTAGCGAGGACATGAAGCCAAAGCACTGGATTAAAATTGCCCACGAAGTTGCCAAGCATCTCAACTCGGGAGATGAGGGGGTCATAATAGCCCATGGAACTGATACGATGGGATACACCTCAGCGGCTCTGAGTTTCATGCTTAGAAATCTCGGAAAACCCGTCATTCTTGTTGGAGCTCAGAGAAGCAGTGACAGGCCAAGCAGCGATGCGGCAATGAACTTGATTTGTGCCACTAGAATGGCCGTAAGTGAGGCCGCGGAAGTAATGGTCGTCATGCATGGAGAAACAGGAGATACATACTGCCTAGCACATAGGGGAACGAAGGTCAGAAAGATGCACACGAGCAGAAGGGATGCGTTTAGAAGCATAAATGATATTCCCATAGCAAAGATTTTCCCTGATGGAAGGATAGAATTCTTAAGGAAAGATTTCAGGAAGAGAAAGAACTCAGAAGTTTGGGTAGACGACAAGCTCGAGGAGAAGGTTGCGTTAGTGAAGATATACCCAGGGATATCCAGCGAAATAATAGACTTCCTCGTTGATAGGGGATATAGGGGAATAGTGATAGAGGGAACTGGACTTGGACATGCTCCCAATGACATGATCCCCTCCATACAAAGGGCCATAGAGGAAGGAACAATCGTTTGCATGACGAGCCAGTGTCTATATGGAAGGGTTAACATGAACGTTTATGCAACTGGAAGGAGACTTCTGAAGGCTGGAGTTATTCCCTGTGAGGATATGTTGCCAGAAACTGCCTACGTTAAGCTGATGTGGGTTCTGGGACACACTCAAGATCCAAATGAAGTTAGAGAGATGATGCTCAGGAATTATGCCGGGGAGATAACCCCCTATACAAGGTTTGACACTTACCTAATCTAA
- the gatE gene encoding Glu-tRNA(Gln) amidotransferase subunit GatE has translation MPKFDYEALGLKVGLEIHRQLDTKKLFSPVPSELNDNVDFTFKRRLRPTMSELGEIDPAALEEFKKGRIYVYEGNYELTDLVYMDEEPPRGPDREALEVALQIAYLLNAKPVDEVYYMRKIVIDGSNVSGFQRTAIIATDGKVETPWGTVGIPTICLEEDAARIIERKDKEVIYRLDRLGIPLIEISTTPDIHHPEQAKVVAKFIGDALRATRKVKRGLGTIRQDLNVSIKGGARIEIKGVQELDLIPIIIEREVERQLNLLKIRDELRRRGVKPEDIKEEFYDVTDVFQNTKSKIISRVIKKGGKVLAIKLPKFRGLIGMEIQPGRRLGTEFADRAKKYVPGIFHIDELPNYGISEEEVKKVTERLNLGEEDAFVLVAAEEERAKNALREVIKRAREAIEGVPEETRRALPDGNTEYMRPLPGKARMYPETDIPPIRISDELKRKIKENLPELPQAKVERYVREYKIDRSLAQTLVDDERDEIFEELVKMGVKPSLAASVLVVVLKGLRKEVPTENITDEHIREAFKLYLEGKIAKEAFEEIFKELARNPEKSASQIAEEKGLTLLSEEEVEKIVQEVITQNIEVVKAKGMGAMGLIMGRVMAKVRGKADGKLVSQIVKRKIQEITQGG, from the coding sequence ATGCCGAAGTTTGATTACGAGGCCTTAGGACTTAAGGTCGGTCTTGAAATTCACAGACAACTCGACACTAAAAAGCTATTCTCTCCCGTGCCAAGCGAACTCAATGACAATGTTGACTTCACTTTTAAGAGAAGACTCAGGCCCACGATGAGTGAACTCGGAGAGATCGATCCAGCGGCACTTGAGGAATTCAAGAAGGGAAGAATTTACGTGTATGAGGGCAACTATGAGCTTACAGATCTAGTGTACATGGATGAGGAACCCCCAAGGGGTCCTGATAGAGAAGCCTTGGAGGTTGCTCTTCAGATAGCTTACCTCCTGAATGCAAAGCCCGTTGATGAGGTTTACTACATGAGAAAAATTGTGATCGATGGTTCAAACGTTTCAGGTTTTCAGAGGACTGCAATAATAGCCACTGATGGAAAGGTTGAGACTCCCTGGGGAACCGTTGGAATTCCAACGATATGTCTTGAGGAGGATGCCGCAAGGATAATAGAAAGAAAGGATAAAGAGGTCATTTACAGACTAGATAGACTGGGAATCCCCCTGATTGAAATAAGCACCACTCCAGATATCCATCATCCAGAACAGGCAAAGGTTGTCGCGAAGTTCATAGGAGATGCCCTTAGGGCTACTAGGAAGGTTAAACGTGGACTTGGAACAATAAGGCAAGATCTAAACGTTTCTATAAAGGGTGGTGCAAGGATAGAGATTAAGGGTGTGCAGGAGCTCGACCTCATCCCAATAATAATCGAGAGGGAGGTGGAGAGACAGCTCAACCTCCTTAAGATAAGGGATGAGTTAAGAAGGAGAGGAGTTAAGCCTGAGGATATTAAGGAAGAATTCTATGACGTGACTGACGTATTCCAGAACACCAAATCAAAAATAATTTCAAGAGTCATAAAGAAGGGAGGAAAAGTTCTTGCGATAAAGCTGCCGAAGTTTAGAGGCTTAATCGGAATGGAAATTCAACCCGGAAGAAGATTAGGGACTGAGTTTGCAGATAGGGCTAAAAAATACGTTCCAGGGATATTCCACATAGACGAGCTTCCAAACTATGGGATAAGTGAAGAGGAAGTCAAAAAGGTAACAGAAAGGCTCAACTTAGGTGAAGAAGATGCCTTCGTTCTAGTTGCAGCCGAAGAGGAGAGGGCAAAAAATGCCCTAAGGGAGGTCATTAAGAGAGCGAGAGAGGCAATAGAAGGTGTTCCTGAGGAAACTAGAAGAGCACTTCCTGACGGAAATACCGAGTACATGAGGCCTCTTCCTGGGAAGGCGAGGATGTATCCGGAAACTGACATACCTCCAATAAGAATATCCGATGAGCTAAAGAGGAAAATAAAGGAGAATTTACCAGAATTGCCTCAGGCAAAGGTAGAGAGGTACGTTAGAGAGTACAAGATTGACAGAAGCTTAGCTCAAACTCTCGTTGATGACGAGAGGGATGAGATATTTGAAGAGCTCGTCAAGATGGGAGTTAAGCCTTCCCTGGCAGCTTCTGTCCTAGTTGTCGTTCTCAAGGGACTTAGAAAGGAAGTTCCAACAGAGAACATAACTGACGAGCACATAAGGGAAGCCTTCAAGCTGTACTTAGAAGGGAAGATAGCAAAGGAAGCTTTTGAGGAGATATTCAAGGAGTTAGCAAGGAACCCAGAAAAGAGCGCAAGCCAAATAGCAGAGGAAAAAGGATTAACACTCTTGAGCGAAGAAGAAGTAGAAAAGATAGTTCAGGAAGTGATAACTCAGAACATTGAAGTCGTTAAGGCCAAGGGAATGGGGGCGATGGGACTTATAATGGGGAGGGTAATGGCAAAGGTAAGGGGAAAGGCCGATGGAAAGCTCGTGAGTCAGATAGTTAAAAGGAAGATCCAAGAGATAACCCAGGGAGGATGA
- the rqcH gene encoding ribosome rescue protein RqcH: MKEEMSSVDIRYIVQELKEELKGARIDKVYHEGDEVRIKLHKTGEGRRDLIIEAGKRLHLTTYIKESSSSPSSFAMLLRKYLSGAFVDEIEQHDFDRIVKIRVGKFTIIAELFRRGNVILVDENNVILGAIRYEEFKDRSIKPKHEYKFPPARENPLEVSFDKFVELIKGEDTEIVRALARKLNMGGLYAEEILLRAEVNKKKRTSELSEEELKRIYEKMKEVFNAPKKPNIVYKDGRMVDVVPIDLRWYDGYEKVYFDTFSKALDEYFGKLTIEKAREEKTKKLEEKKKQLIATLKRQENMIKGFKEEMRRNQEIADLIYANYQLVDNLLKELSKAVERLGWEELIRRVEEGKKKGNRIAMMIKSINPQENSVTIEIEDKKVRLYIDRDINENAEIYYEKAKKAKHKLEGAKKAYEELKKKLEQVEKEIEEEEKKVQVKKIERRKKKWFEKFRWFISSEGFLVIGGKDATTNEIVVRKYMGENDIYCHADIWGAPHVIIKDGRRASEKTIFEACQFAVSMSRAWSEGLYSADAYWVYPEQVKKQAPSGEFLPKGAFMVYGKRNWMHGIPLKLAVGIIRYEGEDLVMCGPVDAVRKHAKRYVVIRPGDTKKSELVKRIKKIFEKWGYKVPEEDIMSVLPPGEGDIIEVVE; the protein is encoded by the coding sequence ATGAAGGAGGAGATGAGTAGCGTTGACATAAGGTACATAGTCCAAGAGTTAAAGGAGGAGTTAAAGGGAGCAAGGATAGATAAAGTTTATCACGAAGGAGATGAAGTAAGGATAAAACTGCATAAGACAGGAGAAGGAAGAAGAGACCTGATAATCGAGGCAGGTAAGAGATTACACTTAACGACGTACATAAAGGAGTCTTCTTCCTCCCCTTCCTCTTTTGCCATGCTCCTAAGGAAGTACTTAAGTGGGGCATTTGTCGACGAGATAGAGCAACACGATTTCGATAGGATAGTTAAAATAAGGGTGGGAAAATTCACGATTATAGCTGAACTGTTCAGAAGAGGAAATGTAATCCTCGTGGATGAGAATAACGTTATCCTAGGTGCGATAAGATATGAGGAATTCAAGGATAGGAGCATAAAGCCAAAGCACGAGTATAAGTTCCCACCAGCTAGGGAAAATCCGCTAGAGGTATCCTTTGATAAGTTTGTTGAGCTGATTAAAGGTGAAGATACAGAGATAGTAAGAGCACTGGCAAGGAAACTTAACATGGGGGGATTGTACGCAGAAGAAATACTCCTCAGAGCTGAGGTGAACAAGAAAAAGAGAACCAGCGAACTTAGTGAGGAGGAATTAAAGAGGATATACGAAAAAATGAAGGAAGTTTTTAATGCGCCCAAGAAGCCAAACATAGTCTATAAGGATGGAAGGATGGTTGATGTAGTTCCCATCGACTTAAGATGGTATGACGGATATGAGAAGGTATACTTTGATACCTTCAGCAAGGCTCTTGATGAATACTTTGGAAAGCTGACGATAGAAAAGGCCAGAGAAGAGAAAACTAAAAAGCTCGAAGAAAAGAAGAAACAACTAATTGCCACACTAAAAAGACAAGAAAATATGATAAAGGGCTTTAAGGAAGAAATGAGAAGAAACCAGGAAATAGCAGATCTCATATATGCAAATTATCAGCTCGTGGATAATCTCCTCAAAGAACTATCGAAGGCCGTTGAAAGGCTCGGCTGGGAGGAATTAATTAGGAGAGTTGAAGAGGGTAAAAAGAAGGGAAATAGGATAGCGATGATGATAAAATCGATAAATCCCCAGGAAAATTCTGTAACCATTGAGATTGAGGATAAAAAGGTGAGACTATACATAGATAGGGACATAAACGAAAATGCAGAGATATACTATGAGAAGGCCAAAAAAGCAAAACACAAGCTCGAAGGAGCAAAGAAAGCTTACGAAGAACTAAAGAAAAAGTTAGAGCAGGTGGAAAAGGAGATAGAGGAGGAAGAAAAGAAAGTCCAAGTGAAGAAGATAGAGAGAAGAAAGAAGAAGTGGTTTGAGAAGTTCAGGTGGTTCATAAGTAGTGAGGGCTTCCTCGTGATTGGGGGCAAAGACGCTACAACAAATGAAATTGTTGTTAGAAAGTACATGGGAGAAAATGACATCTATTGTCATGCAGACATTTGGGGAGCACCTCACGTCATAATCAAGGATGGTAGAAGGGCCAGCGAAAAAACGATATTCGAGGCCTGTCAGTTCGCGGTTTCCATGAGTAGAGCTTGGAGCGAAGGCCTTTATTCAGCAGATGCATACTGGGTTTATCCCGAACAGGTGAAAAAGCAAGCACCTAGTGGGGAATTTCTACCCAAGGGTGCATTCATGGTTTATGGAAAAAGGAATTGGATGCATGGTATTCCCCTTAAATTGGCCGTGGGAATAATTAGATATGAAGGGGAAGACCTTGTGATGTGTGGCCCCGTTGATGCGGTGAGGAAGCATGCAAAAAGATACGTTGTGATTAGACCTGGAGATACAAAGAAGAGCGAGCTAGTAAAGAGGATAAAGAAGATATTTGAGAAGTGGGGGTACAAGGTACCTGAAGAGGACATAATGTCTGTCCTACCTCCAGGAGAAGGGGATATAATCGAGGTGGTGGAGTAA
- a CDS encoding radical SAM protein, producing MYIRPFDPWKSKLCTCPFKYTLNPYTGCDHACIYCYITGYIPKAFKVRVKENLLPQLERELRKFDKRYIIAMSYSSDPYPTIERQLGITRKVLELFKRYDVRCLLLTKSNIFERDLDILKELRCAVGVTVTTIDEGKAKMLEPNAPSPRDRIRALKKAKKEGIPVYARIDPIIPYYTWEDFEETVKALSFVSHITVSTLKLRPDIRARMRAKFPELMRRLEPLYTERHEGYMYLKKDIRMKILEEARRIIESKGITFGSCREGYYSYPTCDGSHLVP from the coding sequence ATGTACATAAGACCGTTTGATCCCTGGAAGTCTAAGCTCTGTACATGTCCATTTAAATATACTCTAAACCCTTACACTGGTTGCGATCATGCCTGCATTTACTGTTACATAACAGGTTACATTCCAAAGGCTTTCAAAGTTAGGGTTAAAGAAAATCTCCTTCCTCAATTAGAAAGGGAGTTGAGGAAGTTTGACAAGAGGTACATAATTGCGATGTCCTACTCCTCAGATCCCTACCCCACGATAGAGAGGCAACTGGGAATAACGAGGAAGGTTCTTGAACTCTTCAAGAGATATGACGTGAGATGTTTACTTTTGACGAAATCGAATATCTTTGAGAGAGATCTTGACATTCTAAAGGAATTGAGGTGTGCAGTTGGCGTAACGGTTACCACGATAGATGAAGGCAAGGCTAAGATGCTAGAACCAAATGCCCCATCACCCAGGGATAGGATAAGGGCCCTTAAGAAGGCCAAAAAGGAAGGAATACCAGTATATGCCAGGATTGACCCTATAATCCCTTATTATACTTGGGAAGACTTTGAGGAAACTGTAAAAGCCCTTAGCTTTGTCAGCCACATAACGGTCTCAACCTTGAAACTTAGGCCAGATATAAGGGCTAGAATGAGAGCTAAGTTTCCAGAGCTCATGAGGAGGCTGGAACCTTTGTATACTGAAAGACATGAGGGTTATATGTACTTAAAAAAGGACATTCGAATGAAGATACTCGAGGAGGCTAGGAGAATTATAGAGAGCAAGGGAATAACCTTCGGCTCATGTAGGGAAGGGTACTACTCTTATCCAACCTGCGACGGTTCTCATCTAGTCCCCTAA
- a CDS encoding OsmC family protein, whose product MTSKVKGRVKWVEGEQFIGRIEGDQCSVILGEGGISPMKLLLLSVAGCTSYDVVMILKKMREPIKGLEVEIEGIRREEHPRIYKEVVIRYKIYGNVDEKKARRAIELSQEKYCSASAHLKLSGTDVKYTLEIIREDEPPSQLS is encoded by the coding sequence GTGACAAGTAAAGTCAAGGGAAGGGTAAAGTGGGTAGAAGGGGAACAGTTCATAGGAAGAATTGAAGGCGATCAATGCTCCGTAATACTTGGAGAAGGTGGGATAAGTCCAATGAAACTCTTATTGTTAAGCGTTGCTGGATGCACTAGCTACGACGTAGTCATGATTTTAAAGAAGATGAGGGAACCCATCAAGGGGCTTGAAGTTGAAATCGAGGGTATAAGGAGAGAAGAACATCCGAGAATATATAAAGAGGTTGTGATACGCTACAAGATCTATGGGAACGTTGACGAAAAGAAAGCGAGGAGGGCCATAGAACTAAGTCAGGAAAAGTATTGTTCGGCATCAGCTCACCTAAAGCTTAGCGGAACGGATGTGAAGTACACCCTCGAGATTATAAGGGAGGATGAGCCTCCATCCCAACTGAGTTGA